The following are from one region of the Archangium lipolyticum genome:
- a CDS encoding SAVED domain-containing protein produces MIEPNDMPPSGLILLSQPAQLGITPRDMAGALPESYKALPRLDVELDMTELASHALRSRDWGEAQRALEDLFRAKLAPIREKHPDYRLVYFGSSPIPLAIYLGSLISTWQQVEVIPHHHVRRAWGWFPEPGRPPARLARVHLPEHWERSSGDAVIRVSTSHRVDRHMTERVIPQPLVEIDIALESPAEDAFTRMEQMQEVAHAFREALDIIGTRFPGIQCVHLFASVQPGMALLLGAQINRTMHPPVQTYQYARHEENEPYHQRALLVNAPSLPEPLPLTEEERALADGDRGNLLRDLEGMKEFTRREHEPSARNWLAGLLSSPGGHPEFSGHWLHLPALRDTLLFETTVDVERRTVTDSFLLDSSSNAWQVDAHWLARLARRIPEEVRRQRALRMLVLHELAHRGPQGLTSRSSREIGRFPKVLEEIDYHADVWAMLHEYALARARDPGEVADPRRFFMDLVRIATETMWAFDDGGPPLREIQIRRLNRYLIWYWQYLLLERGAGRGHKTTLEFLLSILAQRPLIELAGPTVVAHDERVYFALDTARVKVPELGLYHEGRLHRHGARSDFELHALLEGARNRDGNGILEVLRSAFDLTVRR; encoded by the coding sequence ATGATCGAGCCGAACGACATGCCCCCGAGCGGGCTCATCCTCCTGTCACAACCCGCACAGCTCGGCATCACGCCGAGGGACATGGCTGGCGCGCTGCCCGAATCCTACAAGGCCCTACCCCGGCTGGATGTTGAGCTGGACATGACGGAGCTTGCCTCACACGCACTCCGTTCGCGCGACTGGGGCGAGGCCCAGCGAGCGCTCGAGGACCTGTTCCGCGCGAAGCTCGCTCCGATCCGGGAGAAGCACCCCGACTACCGGCTCGTGTACTTCGGCTCCTCCCCCATCCCCCTCGCCATCTACCTGGGCTCCCTGATCTCCACCTGGCAGCAGGTGGAGGTCATCCCGCACCACCACGTGAGACGGGCCTGGGGATGGTTCCCCGAGCCCGGAAGACCCCCTGCCCGCCTCGCGCGGGTCCACCTGCCGGAGCACTGGGAGCGATCCTCGGGTGATGCGGTCATCCGGGTCTCGACGTCGCACCGCGTCGACCGGCACATGACGGAGCGGGTGATTCCCCAGCCCCTGGTGGAGATCGACATCGCGCTGGAGTCGCCGGCGGAGGACGCCTTCACCCGCATGGAGCAGATGCAGGAGGTCGCCCACGCGTTCCGGGAAGCCCTGGACATCATTGGCACCCGGTTCCCAGGCATCCAATGCGTCCACCTGTTCGCCTCGGTCCAACCGGGAATGGCGCTCCTGCTCGGCGCCCAGATCAACCGGACGATGCACCCACCCGTGCAGACGTACCAGTACGCGCGGCACGAGGAGAACGAGCCGTATCACCAGCGGGCCTTGCTCGTGAACGCCCCGAGCCTCCCCGAGCCCCTGCCCCTGACCGAGGAAGAGCGGGCCCTGGCTGATGGCGATCGCGGGAACCTGCTGCGGGACCTCGAAGGGATGAAGGAGTTCACCCGGCGGGAGCACGAGCCCTCCGCGCGAAACTGGCTCGCGGGTCTCCTGTCGAGCCCGGGAGGGCATCCGGAGTTCTCCGGCCATTGGCTGCACCTGCCGGCCCTGCGCGACACGCTGTTGTTCGAAACGACGGTGGATGTCGAGCGGCGGACCGTCACGGACAGCTTCCTTCTCGACTCCTCCAGCAATGCCTGGCAGGTGGACGCGCACTGGCTGGCGCGGCTCGCGCGGAGGATCCCCGAGGAGGTGCGGAGACAGCGCGCCCTGCGCATGCTCGTATTGCACGAGCTGGCGCATCGTGGGCCTCAGGGACTCACCAGCAGATCGAGCAGGGAGATCGGGCGCTTCCCCAAGGTGCTCGAGGAGATCGATTATCACGCGGACGTCTGGGCGATGTTGCACGAGTATGCGCTCGCGCGGGCAAGGGACCCGGGCGAGGTCGCCGATCCACGAAGGTTCTTCATGGATCTGGTCCGGATCGCGACCGAGACCATGTGGGCCTTCGATGACGGCGGTCCGCCGCTGCGGGAGATCCAGATCCGCCGCCTCAACCGGTATCTCATCTGGTACTGGCAGTACCTGCTCCTGGAGCGCGGCGCCGGACGGGGACACAAGACGACGCTCGAGTTCCTCCTGTCGATCCTCGCGCAGCGCCCCCTCATCGAGCTGGCGGGCCCCACCGTGGTCGCCCATGACGAGCGCGTCTACTTCGCCCTCGACACCGCGCGGGTGAAGGTGCCCGAGCTCGGGCTCTACCACGAGGGGCGCCTCCATCGGCACGGGGCCCGGTCCGACTTCGAGCTCCACGCGCTGCTCGAGGGAGCGCGGAATCGCGACGGGAACGGGATTCTCGAGGTCCTGCGATCGGCCTTCGACCTGACGGTGCGGCGTTGA
- a CDS encoding cyclic GMP-AMP synthase DncV-like nucleotidyltransferase, which produces MSFQPLFRRFHETIQLKRHGETAELIQKSERIFKRLRDNLPVSFRPFYQGSYVMGTGIKPLNGHYDLDVGLEFDLDPRTNDPVKVKEWVYKAVSEHTTKVEWRRPCITVYYQEAREIRYHIDLAILARAPSTGTLYLALGKQNALPEQRKWQPDDRKGFMEALERRFTGEDAGQFCRVIRYLKRWKDVHFPSEGRAAPTGLGLTVAAYHWFQPVRNGRQQPADYDDLAATTVLVRSMRQRFGSRLSLQFPRAPQDDVFARMNDQQMKEFRERLDKLHGWLEEAARTQSVAPLQRAFGGHFPPK; this is translated from the coding sequence ATGTCCTTCCAACCCCTGTTCCGGCGGTTCCACGAGACCATTCAACTGAAGCGGCACGGAGAGACCGCGGAGCTCATCCAGAAGAGCGAACGCATCTTCAAGCGGCTTCGGGACAACCTGCCCGTCTCCTTCCGACCCTTCTACCAAGGCAGCTACGTCATGGGGACGGGCATCAAGCCGCTCAACGGCCATTACGACCTCGACGTCGGGCTCGAGTTCGATCTGGACCCTCGGACGAACGATCCCGTCAAGGTGAAGGAGTGGGTCTACAAGGCCGTGAGCGAGCACACCACCAAGGTGGAATGGCGCCGCCCGTGCATCACGGTGTACTACCAGGAGGCTCGCGAGATCCGTTACCACATCGACCTCGCCATCTTGGCGAGGGCGCCGTCCACCGGCACGTTGTACCTGGCGCTCGGCAAGCAGAACGCGCTCCCGGAACAGCGCAAGTGGCAGCCCGACGATCGCAAAGGCTTCATGGAAGCCCTCGAGCGCAGGTTCACGGGTGAGGACGCCGGGCAGTTCTGCCGGGTCATCCGCTACCTGAAGCGCTGGAAGGACGTGCACTTCCCCAGCGAGGGGCGAGCGGCCCCCACGGGACTCGGCCTCACGGTCGCCGCGTACCACTGGTTCCAGCCCGTGAGGAACGGCCGGCAGCAGCCCGCCGACTACGATGACCTGGCGGCGACCACCGTCCTAGTGCGTTCGATGCGTCAACGCTTCGGCTCGCGCCTCTCCCTCCAGTTCCCCAGAGCGCCTCAGGATGACGTGTTCGCACGCATGAACGACCAGCAGATGAAGGAGTTCCGTGAGCGCCTCGACAAACTGCACGGATGGCTGGAGGAGGCGGCGAGGACCCAATCCGTCGCACCGCTTCAGCGGGCCTTTGGTGGGCACTTTCCCCCGAAATAA
- a CDS encoding sigma-70 family RNA polymerase sigma factor produces the protein MDHEAMPEVSFEELLRRARAGDERARAALFKRYEPMLGKWAMGTLARVPPGVAHPSDITQDTVERAFSRFSSFKGATEAEWIGWLKSILRNRAVQSVREARRQKRGPSSTVPLDSPEALTAAARQQSPSQAAAVQEDWRMLLALLFQLPDDQRQAIWLCHLKDLPVAEAARHMGRTEPSVAGLQQRGLEALRARRAESLGLKPGEPSTVTNTVNDAAAALLTYLRRRDAREKVEPASFLAEHPDCADELRDMLDWIERLQALRPATPPRK, from the coding sequence ATGGACCACGAAGCCATGCCGGAGGTGTCCTTCGAGGAGCTGCTCCGCCGTGCGCGTGCCGGGGACGAGAGAGCGCGCGCGGCGCTCTTCAAACGGTACGAGCCGATGCTCGGGAAATGGGCCATGGGGACACTTGCCCGTGTGCCGCCGGGCGTTGCCCACCCTTCGGACATCACGCAGGACACGGTGGAGCGCGCGTTCAGCCGTTTCTCTTCCTTCAAGGGCGCCACGGAGGCCGAGTGGATCGGCTGGCTCAAGAGCATCCTCCGCAACCGGGCGGTGCAGTCCGTGCGGGAGGCGCGGCGACAGAAGCGCGGCCCATCTAGCACCGTCCCCCTGGACAGCCCCGAGGCCCTGACTGCGGCCGCACGGCAGCAGAGCCCGAGCCAGGCCGCCGCCGTCCAAGAGGATTGGCGGATGCTCCTCGCGCTCCTCTTTCAACTCCCGGATGACCAGCGCCAGGCCATCTGGCTCTGCCACCTCAAGGATCTCCCGGTCGCAGAGGCCGCCCGGCACATGGGAAGGACGGAGCCCTCCGTCGCGGGACTCCAGCAGCGGGGATTGGAGGCGCTGCGCGCGCGCAGGGCGGAGAGCCTGGGCCTGAAGCCCGGGGAGCCGTCCACCGTCACCAACACGGTGAATGACGCGGCGGCCGCCCTGCTGACCTATCTGCGGCGACGCGATGCGAGAGAGAAGGTGGAGCCGGCCTCGTTCCTCGCCGAGCACCCGGACTGCGCGGACGAGCTGCGCGACATGCTCGATTGGATCGAACGTCTCCAGGCCCTGCGGCCGGCGACCCCCCCACGGAAGTGA
- a CDS encoding serine/threonine-protein kinase, whose amino-acid sequence MLSPGLRIGEHVLVRRVAIGAMSEVYEGRHETLGHPVAVKVLFPEWCAHEEVVARFLNEARALQLLRHARIVTAFEYGTLPGGTPFMVLEWLPVDLHRVLTRAGGPLPPRDAVRVTTQLAEALTALHERGIVHRDLKPANVLLAREEPSALEVKLADLGLAKMPPSEVEARAEEPTLPVSTGGGALLGTWDYMAPEQWVQSKSVDPKADVYALGVLLFQMLTGQLPFPAEQQKDLMYFHLLEPPPLDLLEGRVPPTIRDLVAEMLGKKPAQRPAMRDVMERLAV is encoded by the coding sequence ATGCTTTCACCCGGGTTGCGTATTGGAGAGCACGTGCTGGTCCGCCGCGTGGCGATTGGCGCCATGAGCGAGGTGTACGAGGGCCGCCATGAGACCCTTGGGCATCCGGTCGCGGTGAAGGTCCTGTTCCCCGAGTGGTGCGCCCACGAGGAGGTAGTTGCCCGCTTCCTCAACGAGGCGCGTGCGCTCCAACTCCTGCGGCACGCACGCATCGTGACAGCCTTCGAGTATGGGACCCTACCCGGGGGAACGCCCTTCATGGTCCTGGAGTGGCTGCCCGTGGACCTCCACCGGGTGCTCACACGAGCAGGCGGACCGCTCCCCCCTCGGGACGCGGTCCGCGTCACCACGCAGCTGGCCGAGGCGCTGACCGCGTTGCACGAGCGCGGCATCGTCCATCGCGATCTGAAGCCAGCCAACGTGCTGCTGGCGCGGGAGGAGCCCTCGGCGCTGGAGGTCAAGCTGGCCGACCTCGGCCTCGCCAAGATGCCTCCCAGCGAGGTCGAGGCTCGCGCGGAAGAGCCCACCCTCCCCGTCTCGACGGGCGGCGGCGCGTTGCTGGGGACGTGGGACTACATGGCCCCGGAGCAGTGGGTCCAATCCAAGAGCGTCGACCCGAAGGCGGATGTCTATGCGCTCGGGGTGCTCCTGTTCCAGATGCTGACGGGCCAGCTGCCCTTCCCCGCAGAGCAGCAGAAGGACCTGATGTACTTCCACCTGCTGGAGCCACCCCCGCTCGACCTGCTCGAGGGCCGCGTGCCCCCGACCATCCGCGATCTCGTCGCGGAAATGTTGGGCAAGAAGCCCGCGCAACGCCCGGCGATGCGCGACGTGATGGAGCGGCTCGCCGTCTGA
- a CDS encoding SPASM domain-containing protein — translation MSALPPESHALVLAQRNFEALPEAERVHWSSRFQKVRRAPEDLPWPERVIIELANTCNLDCPMCRVGANGVNLARVMPLGAFRELATQLFPHVREVRLNGLGESTLIPDFGAYLDVLGEYPLQVELITNGTGAVPLYTRMVDEGATLLFSWDAAHPALFERLRRPARWDVLEATLRAVAKHARLAHRERQLFLLFTLQGANRTELPALVDRAAEWGIPHLLVNVVKQRSDTWIQPCMEQLIAVFAEAETRAQRSGVRLFLPDTLAGHRVPLASASRTAGSGCDRPWKEAVIRWDLDVQVCNMFNPYTYGNLSLRPFEHIWRGAFAQLFRENLNTPRCHPYCRGCYYLKDVHVRKD, via the coding sequence ATGAGCGCACTGCCCCCCGAGTCCCACGCCCTGGTCCTCGCCCAGCGCAACTTCGAGGCCCTGCCAGAGGCGGAACGCGTTCATTGGAGCAGCCGTTTCCAGAAGGTGCGGCGTGCACCGGAGGATCTCCCCTGGCCCGAGCGCGTCATCATCGAGCTCGCCAACACCTGCAACCTCGACTGCCCCATGTGCCGGGTGGGCGCCAATGGGGTGAATCTGGCGCGGGTCATGCCCCTCGGCGCCTTCCGGGAGCTGGCCACGCAGCTCTTTCCACATGTCCGGGAGGTCCGGCTCAACGGCCTGGGGGAGAGCACGCTCATTCCGGACTTCGGCGCGTACCTCGACGTGCTCGGGGAGTATCCCCTCCAGGTGGAGCTCATCACCAACGGGACGGGAGCCGTGCCGCTCTACACACGCATGGTGGACGAGGGCGCCACCCTGCTCTTCTCCTGGGATGCCGCCCACCCCGCGCTGTTCGAGCGGTTGCGGCGTCCCGCGCGCTGGGACGTGCTCGAGGCAACCCTCCGGGCCGTGGCGAAGCATGCCCGGCTCGCGCACCGCGAACGGCAGCTCTTCCTGCTCTTCACGCTCCAGGGAGCCAACCGCACCGAGCTGCCCGCCCTCGTGGATCGGGCAGCGGAGTGGGGCATCCCCCACCTCCTCGTCAACGTGGTGAAGCAGCGCAGTGACACCTGGATCCAGCCCTGCATGGAACAGCTCATCGCCGTCTTCGCGGAGGCGGAGACACGGGCCCAGCGCTCGGGGGTCCGGCTCTTCCTTCCGGACACCCTCGCGGGGCACCGCGTCCCGCTGGCCTCCGCTTCCCGCACGGCGGGCTCGGGTTGCGATCGTCCCTGGAAGGAGGCCGTCATCCGCTGGGACCTCGATGTGCAGGTCTGCAACATGTTCAACCCGTACACCTACGGGAACCTGTCGCTGCGCCCGTTCGAGCACATCTGGCGCGGGGCCTTCGCGCAGCTCTTCCGGGAGAACCTCAACACCCCTCGATGCCACCCCTACTGCCGGGGCTGCTACTACCTGAAGGACGTCCATGTCCGGAAGGACTGA
- a CDS encoding radical SAM protein yields MSGRTEHPPDRALAMPSAPPRTLFIEVTTECNLRCRQCHMWRSREPATALRTEEKTALIHPFATWSPGATVVLTGGEPLHKKDEFFSLTRTCRRSALPVAANTNGTLWDDVTLDRLLAEGPRYLIVSLDSHRPELHDWIRGVPGTYDRAVSMIRRLLARRRESFRDSDLRLLTNTILFDGNVDRLEAYVEFARALGVDGMTFQMLSRTFMRASRRDTFFERHFPREVSRVDAAIDRLLGLKESGAPVATSENDLRWMKLYARDPDFIGEQVCGSAERNMMVDQHGNAQLCFFMRELLDGRVIGNVRQSGLRELWESDLAAQARDVMAGCRKNCGMLNCHRKQEAS; encoded by the coding sequence ATGTCCGGAAGGACTGAGCACCCACCGGACCGGGCACTCGCGATGCCATCCGCTCCGCCCCGCACCCTCTTCATCGAGGTGACGACCGAGTGCAACCTGCGGTGCCGGCAGTGCCACATGTGGCGCTCGCGGGAGCCAGCCACGGCCCTGCGCACGGAGGAGAAGACGGCGCTGATCCACCCGTTCGCCACCTGGTCACCCGGCGCCACCGTGGTGCTCACGGGAGGCGAGCCCCTGCACAAGAAGGACGAGTTCTTCTCGCTCACGCGCACCTGCCGGCGGAGCGCCTTGCCCGTGGCGGCGAACACCAATGGCACCCTCTGGGATGACGTCACCCTGGACCGGCTCCTCGCCGAGGGGCCTCGCTACCTGATTGTCTCCCTCGACTCCCATCGGCCGGAGCTGCACGACTGGATACGTGGGGTGCCGGGGACCTACGACCGGGCGGTCTCGATGATCCGCCGGCTGCTCGCCCGGCGTCGCGAGTCCTTCCGGGACTCGGACCTGCGGCTCCTCACCAACACCATCCTCTTCGACGGGAACGTCGATAGGTTGGAGGCATACGTGGAATTCGCGCGGGCGCTCGGCGTGGATGGAATGACGTTCCAGATGCTCTCCCGGACATTCATGAGGGCCTCCCGCCGGGACACCTTCTTCGAGCGGCATTTCCCGAGAGAGGTCTCTCGTGTGGACGCCGCGATCGACCGGCTCCTCGGACTGAAGGAGTCCGGAGCCCCCGTGGCCACGTCCGAGAACGATCTGCGCTGGATGAAGCTCTACGCCAGGGATCCGGACTTCATCGGCGAGCAGGTATGCGGTAGCGCCGAGCGCAACATGATGGTGGACCAGCACGGAAACGCGCAGCTCTGCTTCTTCATGCGCGAGCTCCTGGACGGGCGGGTGATTGGCAACGTCCGCCAGTCGGGCCTGCGCGAGCTGTGGGAATCGGACCTCGCGGCCCAGGCCCGGGACGTGATGGCCGGGTGCCGGAAGAACTGCGGAATGCTGAACTGTCACCGGAAGCAGGAGGCATCATGA
- a CDS encoding glycosyltransferase, with protein MSQTTRGRTLPLSVVVPCYGRLDLTRRLLSSLAAAPEHFQVLLVDDASPEPVARVLDGFDSHLDIECLRQPRRQGPAAARNRGIAAARHPFIAFTDNDCVVRPGWAREFATHLQDASPKVAGVGGRTLAVGDDVFSRYYSYHKLLDPYLNQGRYLYVVTANSAFRRSALEEAGGFDEDLREPGGEDPGLCFKLLERGFVLNYRPEAVVHHHYRPGLVDFARTLFRYGKGCRLQTDRYVSSLNRPPTTAPVEMHFGNLPDAESA; from the coding sequence ATGAGCCAGACAACACGAGGTCGTACGCTCCCCCTGTCCGTTGTCGTCCCCTGCTACGGCCGGCTGGATCTCACCCGGCGGTTGTTGTCCTCCCTGGCGGCCGCGCCGGAACACTTCCAGGTGCTCCTGGTCGACGACGCCTCGCCCGAGCCTGTCGCGCGGGTCCTGGACGGCTTCGACTCCCATCTGGACATCGAGTGTCTCCGCCAGCCACGAAGGCAAGGTCCCGCCGCGGCGAGGAACCGCGGCATCGCGGCGGCCCGGCATCCCTTCATCGCCTTCACGGACAACGACTGTGTCGTGCGGCCTGGGTGGGCCAGGGAGTTCGCGACCCATCTTCAGGATGCCTCGCCCAAGGTCGCGGGCGTGGGGGGCCGGACGCTCGCGGTCGGCGACGACGTGTTCAGCCGCTATTACAGCTACCACAAGCTGCTCGATCCCTACCTGAACCAGGGCCGCTACCTGTATGTCGTCACGGCGAACAGTGCATTCCGGCGGAGTGCCCTGGAAGAGGCAGGCGGGTTCGACGAGGACCTTCGCGAGCCCGGCGGAGAAGACCCTGGGTTGTGCTTCAAGCTCCTGGAGCGCGGCTTCGTGCTGAACTACCGGCCGGAGGCGGTCGTCCACCACCATTACCGCCCCGGCCTCGTCGACTTCGCCCGGACGCTGTTCCGTTATGGCAAGGGCTGTCGGCTGCAGACCGACCGTTACGTCTCGAGCCTCAATCGGCCACCCACCACCGCACCGGTGGAGATGCATTTCGGAAACCTGCCGGATGCGGAGTCAGCCTGA
- a CDS encoding Uma2 family endonuclease, with amino-acid sequence MSTRRSPENGSTERNAPSVEAAFQAVPPEMVAEILDGELYVSPRPARPHANVASNLGGILLAPFKFGRGGPGGWVIIGEPELHLGPRPDKVVPDLAGWRRERLPHAVGGEDAPAHYDLAPDWVCEVLSARTRNRDKGQKMRIFAREGVRHVWHVDPLARSLDIFRLTEGQWVLVHAFSGEETVRAEPFEAIELELALVWSG; translated from the coding sequence ATGAGCACCCGTCGATCTCCCGAGAATGGGTCCACCGAGCGCAACGCCCCGTCCGTCGAGGCGGCCTTCCAGGCGGTTCCGCCAGAGATGGTGGCGGAGATCCTCGACGGGGAGTTGTACGTCAGCCCTCGACCGGCTCGCCCCCATGCCAACGTGGCGTCGAACCTGGGCGGCATCCTCCTGGCACCCTTCAAGTTCGGCAGGGGAGGTCCGGGTGGGTGGGTCATCATCGGTGAGCCAGAGCTGCACCTCGGTCCCCGCCCGGACAAGGTGGTGCCGGACCTCGCCGGGTGGAGGCGCGAGCGCCTGCCCCATGCGGTCGGAGGGGAGGATGCCCCGGCGCATTACGACCTCGCCCCGGACTGGGTCTGCGAGGTCCTCTCCGCGCGCACGCGCAACAGGGACAAGGGCCAGAAGATGCGCATCTTTGCCCGCGAAGGGGTGCGGCACGTGTGGCACGTGGACCCGCTCGCGCGCTCGCTCGACATCTTCCGGCTCACGGAGGGCCAGTGGGTCCTCGTCCATGCCTTCTCCGGAGAGGAGACGGTCCGCGCCGAACCCTTCGAGGCCATCGAGCTCGAGCTGGCGCTCGTCTGGTCCGGGTGA
- a CDS encoding YaiI/YqxD family protein, giving the protein MKIWVDADACPGPVRDILLRASQRLGVSTVFVANKRLSLPRSELVSTVQVGAGLDVADGYIASSAQAGDLAVTQDIPLAALLVPKGVVVIDPRGELFSEENIAERLSVRNFMQELRDSGVMTGGPGGFSAQDRQQFAATLDRELTRLLRSRPKPA; this is encoded by the coding sequence ATGAAGATCTGGGTCGACGCCGATGCATGTCCGGGGCCGGTACGGGACATCCTCCTGAGGGCCTCTCAGCGCCTGGGGGTGTCCACCGTCTTCGTGGCCAACAAGCGCCTGTCGCTGCCCCGCTCGGAGCTCGTCTCCACGGTGCAGGTGGGCGCCGGGCTGGACGTGGCGGACGGCTACATCGCCTCCTCGGCCCAGGCCGGGGATCTCGCCGTCACCCAGGACATCCCCCTCGCCGCGCTGCTCGTCCCCAAGGGCGTGGTGGTGATCGATCCGCGCGGAGAGCTCTTCAGCGAGGAGAACATCGCCGAGCGCCTCTCCGTGCGGAACTTCATGCAGGAGCTGCGCGACAGCGGTGTGATGACCGGCGGCCCCGGTGGTTTCTCCGCCCAGGATCGCCAGCAGTTCGCCGCCACCCTGGACCGCGAGCTCACCCGGCTCCTGCGCTCCAGGCCGAAGCCCGCCTGA
- a CDS encoding FKBP-type peptidyl-prolyl cis-trans isomerase, producing the protein MEIAKDSVVSIEYRLHLGDGKTIDESDEGDPLVYLHGHEQIVPGLEKALAGKKVGDSLKVQVTPEEGYGEYDPDGVEEVPREDFPPDMELEAGGIVSATDDEGDDVDFLVKEVRPNTVVVDFNHPLAGKTLHFEVTVREVRKATEEELEHGHAHGPGDEH; encoded by the coding sequence ATGGAAATCGCGAAGGACAGCGTCGTCTCCATCGAGTACCGGCTGCATCTGGGAGACGGGAAGACCATCGACGAGAGTGACGAGGGCGATCCGCTCGTCTACCTGCATGGCCACGAGCAGATCGTCCCAGGGCTGGAGAAGGCGCTCGCGGGCAAGAAGGTGGGCGATTCCCTGAAGGTCCAGGTCACTCCCGAGGAGGGCTACGGGGAGTACGATCCGGATGGCGTGGAGGAGGTTCCGCGCGAGGACTTCCCGCCGGACATGGAGCTGGAGGCGGGCGGCATCGTGAGCGCCACGGATGACGAGGGCGACGATGTGGACTTCCTCGTGAAGGAGGTGCGCCCCAACACGGTGGTGGTGGACTTCAACCACCCGCTGGCGGGCAAGACGCTCCACTTCGAGGTGACGGTGCGCGAGGTGCGCAAGGCCACCGAGGAGGAGCTCGAGCACGGCCACGCGCACGGCCCCGGCGACGAGCACTGA
- a CDS encoding cation:proton antiporter yields MQIVIWFIVVGVLLIAMALGSSVLKRLPLSTSLLYLVVGFVLGKLGLGRLEAQVQTKFLEHLTEVAVIVSLFTAGLKLRAPLRDPQWRIAVRLASLAMVLTIGLVTAAGVWLLGLPLGAAILLGAVLAPTDPVLASDVQMEHPFQRDALRFGLTGEAGFNDGTAFPFVMLGLGLLGLHPLGENLWRWVVVDLVWAVVAGLGVGTALGNAVGRLVLYLRRTHREAVGLDDFLALGLIALSYGVALLLHAYGFLAVFAAGLALRRIEKKSNHGKPPEAVEQAARGGIHPEAAIHPEHAPAYMANAVLNFNEQIERLGEVSLVVILGILLASVPLPPEALWFTPLLFLAIRPASVFLTLLGSSTSSAQRGLMGWFGIRGIGSLYYLFYALNHGVRGALAHQLVALVLTVVAVSIVVHGISVTPLMQLYERHHAQEGSTPG; encoded by the coding sequence ATGCAGATCGTGATCTGGTTCATCGTGGTCGGCGTGCTGCTCATCGCCATGGCGCTCGGGAGCTCCGTCCTCAAGCGCCTGCCCCTGTCCACCTCGCTGCTCTACCTGGTGGTGGGCTTCGTCCTGGGAAAGCTCGGCCTCGGGCGGCTGGAAGCCCAGGTGCAGACGAAGTTCCTCGAGCACCTCACCGAGGTGGCGGTCATCGTCTCCCTCTTCACCGCGGGCCTGAAGCTGCGGGCGCCCCTGCGAGACCCGCAGTGGCGCATCGCCGTGCGGCTCGCCTCGCTGGCCATGGTGCTCACCATCGGGCTCGTGACCGCCGCGGGCGTCTGGCTGCTGGGCCTGCCCCTGGGCGCGGCCATCCTCCTGGGCGCGGTGCTCGCCCCGACGGATCCGGTGCTCGCCTCGGACGTGCAGATGGAGCACCCCTTCCAGCGGGATGCCCTCCGCTTCGGGCTCACCGGCGAGGCGGGCTTCAATGACGGCACGGCCTTTCCCTTCGTGATGCTCGGCCTGGGGCTGCTCGGGCTGCACCCGCTGGGCGAGAACCTGTGGCGCTGGGTGGTGGTGGACCTCGTCTGGGCGGTGGTGGCGGGGCTCGGCGTGGGCACCGCGCTGGGCAATGCCGTCGGGCGGCTCGTCCTCTACCTGCGGCGCACCCATCGCGAGGCCGTGGGGCTCGACGACTTCCTCGCCCTGGGCCTCATCGCGCTCTCCTACGGGGTGGCGCTGCTGCTGCACGCCTATGGCTTCCTCGCGGTGTTCGCCGCCGGGCTCGCGCTGCGGCGCATCGAGAAGAAGTCCAACCACGGCAAGCCCCCCGAGGCCGTGGAGCAGGCCGCGCGCGGCGGCATCCACCCGGAAGCCGCCATCCACCCGGAGCACGCCCCCGCCTACATGGCCAACGCGGTGCTCAACTTCAACGAGCAGATCGAGCGCCTGGGCGAGGTGAGCCTCGTGGTCATCCTCGGCATCCTGCTCGCGAGCGTCCCGCTGCCCCCGGAGGCGCTCTGGTTCACGCCCCTGCTCTTCCTCGCCATCCGCCCCGCCTCCGTGTTCCTCACGCTCCTGGGCTCCAGCACCTCCTCCGCCCAGCGCGGGTTGATGGGCTGGTTCGGCATCCGCGGCATCGGCTCGCTCTACTACCTCTTCTATGCCCTCAACCACGGCGTGCGGGGCGCGCTGGCGCACCAGCTCGTCGCGCTCGTGCTCACCGTGGTGGCCGTGTCCATCGTCGTGCATGGCATCTCGGTGACGCCCCTGATGCAGCTCTACGAGCGCCACCACGCGCAGGAAGGCTCCACGCCGGGATGA